The Littorina saxatilis isolate snail1 linkage group LG15, US_GU_Lsax_2.0, whole genome shotgun sequence genome contains a region encoding:
- the LOC138948567 gene encoding uncharacterized protein: protein MAENHLEKVGILKLEQYHLRAQLEQYHLRAQLEKYHLRAQLEQYHLRAQLAQYHLRAQLEKYRLRAQLEKYHLRAQLEKYHLRAQLEKYRDHLRAQLEKYHLRAQLEKYHLRAQLEKYHLRAQLEQYHLRAFFWSPAPCKCNNCIFAEQNHSRCR from the exons ATGGCGGAGAACCACTTGGAAAAAGTGGGGATTCTGAAG CTGGAACAATACCACCTCAGAGCTCAGCTGGAACAATACCACCTCAGAGCTCAGCTGGAAAAATACCACCTCAGAGCTCAGCTGGAACAATACCACCTCAGAGCTCAGCTGGCACAATACCACCTCAGAGCTCAGCTGGAAAAATACCGCCTCAGAGCTCAGCTGGAAAAATACCACCTCAGAGCTCAGCTGGAAAAATACCACCTCAGAGCTCAGCTGGAAAAATACCGGGACCACCTCAGAGCTCAGTTGGAAAAATACCACCTCAGAGCTCAGCTGGAAAAATACCACCTCAGAGCTCAGCTGGAAAAATACCACCTCAGAGCTCAGCTGGAACAATACCACCTCAGAGCTTTTTTTTGGTCTCCTGCACCGTGTAAGTGTAACAACTGCATTTTTGCAGAGCAAAATCATTCAAGATGTCGCTAA
- the LOC138948576 gene encoding uncharacterized protein isoform X2 — MFGSKPKPRGMSAWFHAVRALECFSLIGLFAACVYALATNCCRSFPGPVTRILEALSAGSGVLGFIGCMVYVGVFKSKASFSWSFYLCTIGSVLCVVATIIIAVCNKPLPTSAVGAGGQVISLATISQGQSYTTAGGQAQAQPYWNAQLYGNPQAYGNAQPYPQAYGNAQPYGNPQPYGNPPTYPSPQPDQTVKAGYP, encoded by the exons ATGTTTGGTAGTAAGCCTAAGCCACGGGGGATGTCTG CATGGTTCCACGCCGTTAGGGCCCTGGAGTGTTTCTCTCTGATTGGTCTGTTCGCGGCCTGTGTCTACGCCCTCGCCACAAACTGCTGTCGCTCCTTTCCAGGACCTGTGACTAGGATTCTTGAGGCTTTGTCTGCCGGTTCTG GAGTGCTAGGGTTCATAGGCTGCATGGTCTACGTTGGAGTGTTCAAGAGCAAAGCATCTTTCAGCTGGTCCTTCTACCTGTGCACCATTGGGAGTGTTCTCTGCGTCGTTGCTACTATCATCATCGCCGTGTGCAACAAACCCCTGCCCACCAGCGCTGTTGGGGCCGGGGGTCAAGTCATCAGCTTGGCAACCATCTCACAAGGTCAAAGTTACACAACGGCCGGAGGTCAGGCTCAAGCTCAGCCCTACTGGAATGCTCAACTGTACGGAAACCCTCAGGCTTACGGGAATGCTCAACCGTACCCTCAGGCTTACGGTAATGCTCAGCCGTATGGGAATCCCCAGCCCTACGGAAATCCCCCAACGTACCCTAGTCCCCAGCCAGACCAGACCGTAAAGGCTGGTTACCCTTGA
- the LOC138948576 gene encoding uncharacterized protein isoform X1, protein MSVFSSRTSGYKAGVMLFFFSAIAFFVGYVTPFWVYNSTSSSYSTYQVSKGLWMGCESATSYGASSTSCATYPLHFDLPWFHAVRALECFSLIGLFAACVYALATNCCRSFPGPVTRILEALSAGSGVLGFIGCMVYVGVFKSKASFSWSFYLCTIGSVLCVVATIIIAVCNKPLPTSAVGAGGQVISLATISQGQSYTTAGGQAQAQPYWNAQLYGNPQAYGNAQPYPQAYGNAQPYGNPQPYGNPPTYPSPQPDQTVKAGYP, encoded by the exons ATGTCTGTGTTCTCCAGTCGCACTTCAGGCTACAAAGCGGGAGTGATGCTCTTCTTTTTCTCCGCCATTGCTTTTTTCGTGGGCTACGTTACTCCATTTTGGGTCTATAATTCTACATCGTCGTCTTACAGCACATACCAAGTATCTAAAGGGCTTTGGATGGGGTGTGAATCGGCGACAAGTTATGGTGCCTCCAGCACTAGTTGTGCCACGTACCCTTTGCATTTTGACCTCC CATGGTTCCACGCCGTTAGGGCCCTGGAGTGTTTCTCTCTGATTGGTCTGTTCGCGGCCTGTGTCTACGCCCTCGCCACAAACTGCTGTCGCTCCTTTCCAGGACCTGTGACTAGGATTCTTGAGGCTTTGTCTGCCGGTTCTG GAGTGCTAGGGTTCATAGGCTGCATGGTCTACGTTGGAGTGTTCAAGAGCAAAGCATCTTTCAGCTGGTCCTTCTACCTGTGCACCATTGGGAGTGTTCTCTGCGTCGTTGCTACTATCATCATCGCCGTGTGCAACAAACCCCTGCCCACCAGCGCTGTTGGGGCCGGGGGTCAAGTCATCAGCTTGGCAACCATCTCACAAGGTCAAAGTTACACAACGGCCGGAGGTCAGGCTCAAGCTCAGCCCTACTGGAATGCTCAACTGTACGGAAACCCTCAGGCTTACGGGAATGCTCAACCGTACCCTCAGGCTTACGGTAATGCTCAGCCGTATGGGAATCCCCAGCCCTACGGAAATCCCCCAACGTACCCTAGTCCCCAGCCAGACCAGACCGTAAAGGCTGGTTACCCTTGA